One Aneurinibacillus migulanus genomic region harbors:
- a CDS encoding endonuclease/exonuclease/phosphatase family protein has translation MEFNVMTFNMHHGRGIDGKLSLERIAKVIEESKADLIGLNEVDRYFSKRSDYIDQISWLAKHLKMNQAFGEVIVLRSKDSKVCRQYGNAFLSRYPIVWEKNHLFTFGSTITENRSLLEIHVQLYERLLKVYVTHLSLNPFLHKKQVDFISKKIMDEPHPVIIMGDWNMRSGSGAWKKMNRCFTDVCKAAGTGACYTFPSFRPKLQLDYIFVSRDIYPVSVEVIKKAPAASDHLPLKATLLLNR, from the coding sequence TTGGAGTTTAATGTCATGACGTTTAACATGCATCATGGAAGAGGAATAGATGGAAAACTGAGCTTGGAGAGAATCGCTAAAGTCATTGAAGAAAGCAAGGCAGACTTGATCGGTTTGAATGAGGTGGATAGGTATTTTTCAAAAAGAAGCGATTATATTGACCAGATATCCTGGTTGGCAAAACATCTGAAAATGAATCAAGCTTTCGGAGAGGTAATTGTATTACGCTCAAAAGATTCAAAGGTGTGTCGACAGTATGGAAATGCCTTTTTATCTCGCTATCCGATCGTATGGGAAAAGAATCATCTTTTTACATTCGGCTCTACAATCACCGAAAATCGGTCGTTGTTGGAAATCCATGTTCAACTTTACGAACGATTACTTAAAGTATATGTTACGCATCTGAGCCTAAATCCATTCCTTCATAAAAAACAAGTAGATTTTATCAGCAAGAAAATTATGGATGAGCCTCATCCTGTTATTATTATGGGAGACTGGAACATGAGATCGGGATCTGGAGCATGGAAAAAAATGAACAGGTGTTTTACAGATGTTTGTAAAGCTGCAGGCACAGGGGCATGTTATACGTTTCCCTCATTTCGGCCTAAATTACAGTTGGATTACATATTCGTTAGTCGTGATATATATCCTGTTTCGGTAGAAGTTATAAAAAAAGCACCTGCAGCTTCAGACCATTTGCCATTAAAAGCAACATTACTGCTTAATAGGTAA